TCCTACAATGTTTAAATCATCAACATACATTGCAATTATTACAAATCCTACCCCAACATCTCTTTATAAAAATGCAGGGACTGATGGGGTCATTCTTATAACATTATTTTACCAAGTACTCACTCAGGCGATTACACCACATACACCCTAATTGTTTCAATCCATAAAGAGATCTATTTAATTTTATGCAATAATGTTCTTGAGAACTAGAATTTGTTGTTTCTGGCATCTTACATACTTCTAGGATTTTCATATAAATGTCATTATCCAGTGGCCCATACAAGTAGGCTGTGACTACATCCATTAATCGTAAATCAAGTCATTCTCTTATTGCCAGAATGATAATAAATACTCCccctgtatttatttaagggatacacttgcgtTTTCCTgacgtatttatttaagaaaaatttgtaattattaatccaacctttgcccggttttatttaattaagcatacctatgcgatatttctaaataatccaacctttatgacccaactactattattaagcctggatgaccggttacctgcaacaaattcaaggaaaatttgtaattattaatccaacctttgcccgattttctttaattaagcatacctatgcgatatttctaaataatccaacctttatgacccaactactattattaagcaaCCACCACAGGAGAGTAAGTTTCTTCATAATCAATTCCAGATCTTTGTGAGAATCCTTGTGTAACTAAACATATACTGAATCTTTTCAAAAGATTAATAAACTTTTAGTCAAATATACTGAATCTTTTGACATATTTTTAAAAGAATAATAAACTTTTAATCAAACATACTGAATCTTTTCCATAAAAAGGTATCAAAACAAACAAATGAataagaaaatgaaaagaaaaagttttggcagattttttttttccaccaGTCACGTGTCATTCCTAATATATGTCTTAATATAATGTAATAAATTgggataaattaaataagttttAGAAAAGTAGAGGGTTACCACGTGGAAATTTTAAAAAGCATGGGTACAACTTGGAATCGTAAAAAACACAAGGGCGCCCCTTAGAAAAGTGCGTCACATTTTTTTCATGTGAAGGGGATGAAGATGATATATACGACTCTTGGCTTCAAGAACCCGATATTTCTTATAACCAATAATTCACAAATCACAAGTAAGATCAGTAGAATGTTTGCCAAATTGAACACAATACAGCTTAGAAGAATCTAAGGTCCTGCAACATACACATCTAAGATGCCGAAATTGACAAATGTATTACAGAAACAATTTGGAGAATACTACTACATAACCCAAAATTCTCCATAACTCAGGCCTATACATCTTGTAACACCCTCTCTTCTTTTTATATGTACAGACCTTTAACAAGTCATCATAAATAATGTGATCAATTTTCACAATGAAAAGGGCTTTTTCCGGCCGGCTCAAATGAAATTAACTAAGCATCTATACCAGCTACAAACATGATTGGTACACTATGTTGTAGTCAGATCTATTCCTTACTGAGTTCTGACCCTTCAACTCTGCAAACTCACTCTTGTACTCGGGTTTGCTTACCAAATTGTGCACATCAGAGAAAAATCACAAATTTGATTGCTGAATATTTGTGTGAGAATTAGCATCTGAAGATGATTCCGTAGTTGTGACATTGGTAATCGAGGATGCTGATTGGCTAGAGCTGGCACCTTTGTCACCCTGCTGTTTCTGCAGGTTCTCGAGTTGACTCTGTAACATCTGTGGAAGAGACcgtgaaaaaaaaaacggttGGTCATTAAAAATAACAGGTCATACATAGTAAAGTGCCATAGTTGCAAGAATTTTGTTATTTCTACACGTCAATAATACTTGCTCTCCAAAAAGAGAATCGTGAATATTGGCTCGTTATTACTAGTTGTAGTGGAAAAATACTAGTTTAAATGTTCCATGTTATATTAACATACCAGCCTCCCAGCTCGATGCTCTATTGTCCTACCATCAAGCCAACAAAGGCCACAAATCATGTGCTGATACATAAGATGATAATAATAGTGTTGGGATTTGAGATCCTAACATAATCATCTTCGTATTGTAGAAAGGTTGAATTAACTCTCATCCAAAAGCCCTAAGGTTTATGTTGGATAATAATGCACAGATTTATCATCTTATAGCATTGAAGGCTTATACAGACATAATAAGATTGTTTGACAAGCTTGTCAATAACTAGTGATAAGTGCATAACAAAACAGCAATCATATGCATTAAAGCAGATTACATAATCAAGTCAATGGCGTCCCTTTCTGAGGAAATTAAGTTTGAAGGATAATCACTTGTATTAAACAATATAATAAAATGGGTCTTTTTTTCTTAAGATATCTGTCAGTTTCTAAAAGGGGATCACTATGGTCTATGTCTATTCTGAACTGAGAGGTAGTGTACAGGCCTAAACGTTTGTCCTGATAAATAGCAGTCAGAGCTAAAATTTCAACAGAGGATGTGCACCGAAGGAGAAACTTTAGTCTAGTATGTCGATGTAGCTAGTGTGTATAAAGAAATGTAAATAAACTTCACATTTGTCACCGAATTCTTGAATACTTCCTTCTTTTGGcaacgaaaaaaaaaaagaaaggaagTATTCAAGAATACTTCCTTTATGGCACTAATCACAAGGCAAGTACCAAAAAAAGGGGGATCAGTTGGCACTTGGGTGCATACTGTAAGCCAAACTCTAAAGATATAGATCAGGGCTTGGAAACAGAGGATGATGAAATAAGGAAACTTGTTCCTTTAGCAATCTTGTCTTGTACTTGAAAAGAAAGAAACCAGCATATTTTCGCAGGCAGATCTTCTCCATATCAAGGATTTTGATTCTTATTTTGCAGATGTTGCAAAATTGAAGACTTGTTGCATTGTCAAACCCAGTTTATTTGACTTCATGGATAAAATTGTATTACAGTCTGAGGCCATCATGATTTCTATTGATAGCACTCCTTTTTACATAGGATGCCGCATTGGTGTCATTAATCTAATTCTATATCGTGATGATATAAATTATATAATTGGTTAAATAGACGCGTTTCAGGCTTACAGCGTTGGTGTATGACAAGGACAACTCATGTAAGGGCCCTGATTAGTTGTCACAATGAATAAACCAAGTCCCGGTATAAGCCACGCACACAAAGTATCTAGAGACAATTGGAATTAGTAACCACATTGACAGGAAATACTAACAGCAAAATTCAAATAAGGTGACACATAACAAGTAACAAAACACTGAAACAGTATAATCAAGGAACCAACAAAAGCGAAGGGAAGACTTATATAATTAAAGATGTTTCTCTGAGTTTAACTAGTTCAGTTGTAAAAAAAGTACCTGAATTTGATGCTCAAGGAAGTTTCTCTGAGTTTCGACAGTAAGATGACTGGTTCCCTCACTCAACATCTCAGTACCAGGTACTTGGATAGATGAAGCAGTAAAAGGAGGCAACTGCGCATAGGGAAAACTCGTTTCCCCACTGGGCATCAGTTGTTGATGCTGAAGTTGTCCAACTGGACCTTCCCCCTCGTCAGAATTTGCATTGCTTGAGCCAGGCATAGAACCATTAACTTGTGGAAGTACAGCGTACCCGGGGCACCTGCAGATAAGGAGAAGACTTAATTTGTAAATGATTTCTCATGGTCTTCATGGTGGAGGAGGTCAGAAATACAGCTATTTAAACAACTGAGCACCCCAAATGAAAATCCTCACATTTTAGAGCATTAGTTAAACATTTAAAACTCAAAATTAAGACATCAACAATTTCCGGTCAAATGAGCAGTAGACATCTGCACATTTCAAGCAAAACCAGCCAGCACTCCTGCTAAGCCATACTTAAGGACTAACATGTGACAATGGAATTAGCATGCCCTGTGATAATTAGTAACCATGTTGACAGGCTTCATATGGATTACGGAACACATAAAAATAAGGGTTTCTAGTATATGCAACTCTTTAACATTATAATGAGGCAACTAGCACGACTACGTTCCTAGTGGTGTCAAATTTTCATACTCCCAATACCAAGATTAACAGGTCCCACCAGGCGGGGAAAAAAAAAGGTTGAGCTAAAGGTAATTAACTAAAGTACAAAAGCCACTAAACTCAACTCAACTCAACTCAGAGGATTTCCAAAACCATTCACTCAAAACAGGTTAATGGTGCCAAAAGTTAAAGCTGCTACTAAAATCTTCAGCCAAACACAGAGTGATGAGACTGGTAACTAAAATGTTTAGACAATAACTACTTTTACCAGCAGACAGCAAGAATTCATTCAGTTGATTCTGTGATAATTCCACTATGACATGTATCATTCCTCATCAACATATGTGTGATACTTATGCGAACATTTAACACTACTCAGTAAATATCGGATAACAGAGATATTAGGAACTTACCATACTAATGAATTTGCCGAAGGGTAAACAACAGATCTCTCATAAACTGCTGCTGCTGCAGCAGCAGCCTGTAGCCTAGCCTGATTACCACTCAAAGGGATGTCTGTCACAGTACCACCAGTTGACCCTAGACCAGGTGTATTGGTAGAAGCTGAAGAATCATGAAACACAGTCAGCATTACCAGTGAATGCAACaaagttacaacttacaagaaAGAACATTTACTGAGGGCTTCTATAGCCACCATATATATGCATCTTGCAATCATTTCATTCATTAATTTGTTTTGCTGGTGGCTTTTAATCTAGGAtactgcataatatattcaaCAGAAAAGTATATTTACCAGATTGATGGGCACCAGAGTGTGGTCCATGTGGCCCTCCCGCTGTAACTGTCCCAGTTTCAGGAGGTAGAACAAGGGCCCTGCAAGTTGGACAAGTATTTTGTCGTTCCAACCACGATCGGAGACAATGCACGTGAAAAAGATGTCCGCATCTCAATTTCTTGGCTGTAGTCATCTCCTCTCGACAAATAATGCAGGTTACATCGCTTCTGCATTTGTTGCAAGAGAAAGCTCAGAAGTCAGAACAACAGCACACTCAATTAATGAGGATAATAACAATACTAAAAACAAAGCCAGTAGCTTACGTGTCCAGTTCCTCTGGGGTAGCATCTGGAAAACGATCATTCATATTTGAAGTGATCTTCCGGTAACGAATATAATCAGCAATGCGAATCTTAAAGTTGCGGAAAGTTTCATAAAGCTCTCTTATCAAATGCAAAGGTACACCATAGTTCCTACACAGTTCATCGAAAATCAATCACGTATCTTCAAGGAGACGTGTTCAAAATTGAAGCACCTAGTACAACATAGTATATATTGCAGGTTTAAAACCAATTAAACTGGAAACTTACACAAAAATCACCATGAAGAAACAGAGGTACATAGACAGATGCAGCAGGTCTCGGATAAGCTCCAGGTAGAAAGTACACACAGCCTTCTTCTCCCATTGCCCGTCCATAAGCATGTCGCTCACATAGAATATGTATTTCACAAACATAGCCACAGTTGTTGTAGCAAGTATCATATACCTGAATTATATACCAAAGAGCAATTGTTACCATTGCTCCAACAACAGAGGATAGATGAAAACTGACTAATTATGGATGACATCAACTATtcccaaaaaaattatatatatatacatagatTAGACATATCCAGAGAGGAAAGGTTATGAAGTGCACAAAATATAAGACCAAAATTCCCATCAGGGTTCCTCTGCAGTAGAGGAACATTAAAAAGTAGTAGAAGAATTAAGATCATATGAACATCTTGAACACAATTTTCGCAACAATTTTTGGACAGAAGATGATAGCTTATATGAAAAATGACACACTATCTGATCAAGGGTTTATCACAAACGAAATATTTGCATCTGCGGGGAAGGGTGTGAGCATTTACACCTACCCCCCCAAACCCCAATTTCTCCCTTAAACCTAATCTGGAATCTagataggttgtttgctcaaggCATTTGGGTCATTATTATGATCTGGAATGAGATTAAAGTTCTTGAAAAATGCTAAAAGTTTGCTCTAACATCGAGTCCTTAAAACTTAAAACCTCCACAGCAGAGGAATTTACCAAAGGAACACTTGAGATATATTTAGAAACAATCTGGAGCCCAAAGTAAAAgaacaaaccaaaccaaaccaaaccaataAGAAATTAAGAAGTAGAAAGCAACACTAGATAATAGCTGGTTGAGTTATAGTACTAGTATATGTAAATTAAAACTACTAACAAAAGCAATCAAAGAACAATCATACCCACTGAAAAATTGAATAGGAATAAAACAGGCacttacaaaaaaaaaggggaTCAAGAGCATGGACTTACTCGAACGAGAAGAAGATGGACACTGAAGCTGTTTTTGTCTCAATCAGGGACTTCAATGAGCTGTACAAGAATAAGCTATCCAGGAAAAGAAGAAATCCCATAAAAGAGACAATCCGAACATGGGACAATGTGGGTACAGCCGGAGTCGTTTCAATGAATTCCACCCTCTTCTGGGCTAGCCAATGCAATGACTTAGTCAATAAAAGTGCGGCAACCATAGCAAGAAAAGAAACCGAAAAATCCTGCCGGAAAATAGTGATGGCAAACAGAATCTCCATAACCTCCCTCCATGACTGTTCATTCAGCCTCTCAACCTCAGCCTCTCGAAGCCGGCCAAGGAACACACATTTTGCCAATTGCCATAAAGAACACAGTATAACCAAACCCATATTGAGAAGTATGACTAAGCTAATCTTCGACGTCGATAGATAAACCATAGCAGGATAAAACTGTCTTCTACTATGAAATGCATGATAAAAAACAGCAATTGTTGCAAACAAACTAAGCCCGGCGTATGGCTTTAGCCTCACCATCTTGCGAAACCTAATCACAATAGTATTGATCCAAAGTCAATCACAAAACCCAGTTTCACAATCATATCAAAAAATCAATAAGTTGCAAATAACAATCTACATCATAACCCTAGCTTGCACATACCGATCAAgttaaaaacaacaaaaattaaacaaaataaaattttgacatCTAAAGTTAGATGATTTTCATCAAATTACCCAAAAAAATGCTACCCATTTCGTTAAtttcacaaaaataataatgggaTTTTGATGACGGGAACAAATTTGTGTAATCTGTTAAATGGGTGTATCAATCAGGGGGGTAAAATTAGGGGGAAATGAACGAAATAGgacgaaaaatcaacaaaaatcgaGAATTAATGGTGAAAATTTGAAAAGGATGGCAACAAATTAGATCGAATTTACCTGCAATTGTGTCACTTTGGCCAAAAATTGGAGATTTTTTGGTATATCAGCTGaaaatttgattttgattttcggaaGATGAACTAATGACTATTTTTGAAGGAGAGAAAATTAATTTCTTCGTCACTTCTATGGATTCTACCCAATTAGATCATGCCACGACATGTATGATTCGTTTAAAGTGCCTGACCCGGACCCGATtggatatttattttcatgcgaGACTTCACTTTGACTTCAATATGTTCAACAATTTGTGTATCCGATTGTTTAGAATTACGGAGTCGTATTCGATCCGATTGTTTAAATTTAGTACAGTATTCGATAaggatatataaatatattcttAATTATACCGGTATACAATAACTGTTGTAAAACGGAGGTAAAATACTCATAAATGTTCAAAAGTTATCCAGATAAAAGTGAATATAATCCCGATATACAACAAATTTATTACACATTGGGTGTGTGTAAGATCTATTGACTGACTTTTACTTGATTTTTGTGAACttacctgaacttattggaGTATAATATAATTATCACAACTTTTTAGTTATAAGTTATTCTTGGATAGTCTttgtttttctgaacttatcttatttgaaaTGATTTGGATTTACTAAGTCTAGCttgtttttctaaaataaatggAAATAAGTTGAACAAAATTGATCCTAAATATATGTAACATGCACAATAACTTCAATTTTTACAAAATTACCTAGGGGATTATACTTGCGTGGACCTGGTctacaataatattagtgtggacccaaaaatcaataattttctTTAGCACCCTTTTTACATACATagtgacctttattgttcatatagttactttaattaattaaataacaaatttattagatatagtaactattttttgtatcatagtaactgttgtggggtttttccggtgagataccctggaggttttccggtaacttctaaggatttcacaagattgtatttttatagagagaaaaatagagagaaggcagagcagcaattgctcttgaatgtattgattgtgacccctttttctagggaagtgagactatttatagtactaggtttttgtgggaatgacctaatattccctttacatgattggctagggtatgggaggaggacatgtgtcctttctccttacaattccctggccccttttggcaatagtgggatTTTTGGGCCTATTATGCTTATTCATACCACTTGGAATACCTACTACTTAGGCCCCTTTTCAGGTATAGGTACATTACATACGTTTATACAttcttaaatacaaatacatatacattgtagatacgtagattgatacccatgctgtggactagtcttcgtatggtttctgcttagggggcgtaatacgtgccatgtgtcacatcttcattggtacacgaaggcatggtaattttgcccacaacagtaacctatgtttttaaaagttaattgTGACTTATAATCAtattattcaagcacaacatgtatTTACGACaccaatttgatatttttttcataataatcatTAACAAAtatgccaaaataaattaggaacaagGTATTAACCTTCTATACCTTCTTTTAGGCATGGTCCACAATAAACTTAGTGTGGGccaagtccatttaagaattggtgATAAAAggattaatcatttaaccctttgaaatgtttatctatcaacttttttttataatataaaagttattaaaaactaggttaaagttacaaaaaaactgcataaaagttatttggtgtacaataaatttattgtacaccttatgcgcgcaagaccttaaatttgattttttttttttgaaatacaaaCAATGAATTTATTAGGAAAAACGATAAAAAAAATtcgattataaaaaaataataataataataataaaaaaaagaggcAGGTAAATAAGATGTACAAatggaggagaaacaaaaatgagCCTTGAAGGGATAcgatttgtttttcttaaaaataTCTCACTATAAGTTAAAAAACAGTTTCACTCCGACCagacaaaataaaatcaaaataaaataaaataaagtaattaattgattttattttgtctGGTCGGAGTGAAACTTTATTTTAAGTGTAGTCCAACTTAATATAAAGGTGAGAAAAGGAATGCTCTAACTTTTGTAGATATTTAAGAagataaaaaaattgaaaatacaaACAATGAATTTATTAGGAAAAACGATTGAACTATTCACTCCCCAAAATAAACgattaaaagaaaaagaaaaagagacaaACTGCCTTTTTGAGGGGATTCGAACCCAAATCCCCCACCCCCAAGACAATAACACAGCgctccgtgcatcgcacgggctaaaaacTAGTTTTTAACTTTAATTCCTTAGCTAACCACTATAACAAGACCCATTTGAGTGTTATATGCGTGATTGTACATATATATACTAagttttaattgtttttattaatttttagttttttttcccGGGGTGGCACGTCCCCCCGACCCTAACGTGGATCCGCCACTATATGACTATATGTAGTACTTACTATTTGAGTGAGATACCTCCATGACCATTATTAAGTGGGAAAGAAAGGAATTTTGACCCATTGACCAACCTGAGTAATTCAATTATATTAAGCTTTTGAGGAAGTACGCCAAGGAACGAGAACAAAGTTTTAACCCTTGAACAAACTAGGAACAGTTATACCAAATATCAATTTTATCAAGGGATTAGAAAACTGAATCAAGAACCACCCATTCCCAATATACCTAAAGGCTACTTCCCCTTTAAGCGAATTAACTCGAACAAATCAAGAATGTTAATAACCAAAATTAATCTGATACACCTCATAATTATGATTTGAAGGATCAAGAACAACACCATTCAACCAAAATCTCATGTTTGATTTTGAGAAAAGTGTCGAGAGAGAATCTCAACAAAATCCCAATTTAAATCAGAATTGAGAAATACTTGCAATTAAGATTATGATCATATATAGTAGGCAATAAGTTGAATTAAATAACAATAGTAACGTGGAGTACAATAATCTTCCGTACGAGACGTACGTACGGGTCCTTAATTACTTACTACACGTACATGCACTTAatttatacctagtatttaaaaaggataaccatagatgattagatgacatgtgtcatccccatctttcatccataaatttgttttttttttttccaatttttttttgttgttgtttgttatacgaagtattttaccGCTTCAACCCATtttccacttcatcttcctccttcaac
This genomic stretch from Spinacia oleracea cultivar Varoflay chromosome 3, BTI_SOV_V1, whole genome shotgun sequence harbors:
- the LOC110786095 gene encoding ERAD-associated E3 ubiquitin-protein ligase HRD1B isoform X1; the protein is MVRLKPYAGLSLFATIAVFYHAFHSRRQFYPAMVYLSTSKISLVILLNMGLVILCSLWQLAKCVFLGRLREAEVERLNEQSWREVMEILFAITIFRQDFSVSFLAMVAALLLTKSLHWLAQKRVEFIETTPAVPTLSHVRIVSFMGFLLFLDSLFLYSSLKSLIETKTASVSIFFSFEYMILATTTVAMFVKYIFYVSDMLMDGQWEKKAVCTFYLELIRDLLHLSMYLCFFMVIFVNYGVPLHLIRELYETFRNFKIRIADYIRYRKITSNMNDRFPDATPEELDTSDVTCIICREEMTTAKKLRCGHLFHVHCLRSWLERQNTCPTCRALVLPPETGTVTAGGPHGPHSGAHQSASTNTPGLGSTGGTVTDIPLSGNQARLQAAAAAAAVYERSVVYPSANSLVWCPGYAVLPQVNGSMPGSSNANSDEGEGPVGQLQHQQLMPSGETSFPYAQLPPFTASSIQVPGTEMLSEGTSHLTVETQRNFLEHQIQMLQSQLENLQKQQGDKGASSSQSASSITNVTTTESSSDANSHTNIQQSNL
- the LOC110786095 gene encoding ERAD-associated E3 ubiquitin-protein ligase HRD1B isoform X2, encoding MVRLKPYAGLSLFATIAVFYHAFHSRRQFYPAMVYLSTSKISLVILLNMGLVILCSLWQLAKCVFLGRLREAEVERLNEQSWREVMEILFAITIFRQDFSVSFLAMVAALLLTKSLHWLAQKRVEFIETTPAVPTLSHVRIVSFMGFLLFLDSLFLYSSLKSLIETKTASVSIFFSFEYMILATTTVAMFVKYIFYVSDMLMDGQWEKKAVCTFYLELIRDLLHLSMYLCFFMVIFVNYGVPLHLIRELYETFRNFKIRIADYIRYRKITSNMNDRFPDATPEELDTSDVTCIICREEMTTAKKLRCGHLFHVHCLRSWLERQNTCPTCRALVLPPETGTVTAGGPHGPHSGAHQSGSTGGTVTDIPLSGNQARLQAAAAAAAVYERSVVYPSANSLVWCPGYAVLPQVNGSMPGSSNANSDEGEGPVGQLQHQQLMPSGETSFPYAQLPPFTASSIQVPGTEMLSEGTSHLTVETQRNFLEHQIQMLQSQLENLQKQQGDKGASSSQSASSITNVTTTESSSDANSHTNIQQSNL